From one Flavobacterium sp. N502536 genomic stretch:
- a CDS encoding amino acid adenylation domain-containing protein, which translates to MIENLINTLESLNIRLRVENGDLKINAPKGTLTPEIIEDIKAHKSRLLSLLSSSESIPKAAVKESYALTSSQYRLWTLSQFESGNSAYNLFAAFEFKGVLEFEKLAKAFQILVERHESLRTVFKEDEQGDLGQYIVPAAQYSGTLQFKDLTNAPVEVLTNYASTLQKHAFDLEKGPLFIGEIVKSAADSHILMLNMHHIIGDGWSMGVLSKEFITIYNELVLGNEIVLPDLPIQYKDYSEWQNSPSRQAVLEKSKALWLETFSGDLPVLELPSNKVRPKLKTYNGSGIKHSFSKENNTALNVYAQHNGVTPFMVLMAGINGLLSRYTNSSDLILGTPVAGREHSDLENQVGLYLNTLAIRTTFEKTVSFQDLLQTQKETLLKAYSHQDYPLDSLVDALDLKRDTSRSVLFDVLVVFQNQQELLASESLKISGVEITPYKNLKKSFSKFDLTFAFAEFQGELSLDIEYNTDIYEAEFVARLASHLETFLTEAIQNPEQKVATLNYLSEAETTQLLEDFNDTTIAYPEDQTMVDLFVSQAKKSPEQIALVTDAKSFTYKELDEISNELSHYLLSNYNLAVEDLVGVKLDRSEWLPIALLAVLKSGCAYVPIDPNYPAQRIEYIEQDSKCKVTIDNNLIAAFRQAASISKSLPQTSFSSQHLAYIIYTSGSTGKPKGVMITHQNAVAMLCWSQREFSDTNFDILYAVTSHCFDLSVYEFFYPLSIGKQIRLLPNGLSIGDYIQNDKNVLINTVPSVILTLIEKGTTFENAAGINLAGEAFPVSIANHFAASGIAMRNLYGPSEDTTYSSYYRVEGTYENSVPIGKALDNTQFYILSEDLALQPVGVIGEICISGDGLSRGYLYQPELTAEKFITNPFNDTTKLYKTGDLGKWLPDGTIAYIGRKDSQVKIRGHRIELGEIEQVLQSQEGIDQCVVVTATVQGDLVIVSYLVSATTVNKQQLRQSLSRELPEYMLPSYYVFLEQFPLTPNGKIDKKALPPVSTDDVIQQEYVAPTNEIEEKLVAIWQDILKLEKIGITDNFFELGGNSLKATVLINRINKAFDTRFSIEDLYETQNVIGVSEKLKFIVFQNELAGESVDDLDEIMI; encoded by the coding sequence ATGATAGAGAATTTAATCAATACACTAGAATCTTTAAATATAAGACTTCGGGTAGAAAATGGGGATTTGAAAATTAATGCTCCGAAAGGGACTTTAACACCCGAAATTATTGAAGACATTAAGGCGCATAAAAGCAGATTGCTTAGCTTGTTGTCATCGTCGGAATCAATTCCTAAAGCAGCCGTAAAAGAATCTTATGCGCTTACTTCCTCACAATATCGTTTGTGGACTCTGAGTCAGTTTGAGAGCGGTAATTCGGCTTATAACTTATTTGCTGCCTTTGAGTTTAAAGGAGTTTTAGAATTTGAGAAATTGGCGAAAGCCTTTCAAATTTTAGTGGAAAGACATGAGAGCTTGCGTACCGTTTTTAAAGAAGACGAACAGGGTGATTTGGGACAGTATATTGTTCCGGCAGCCCAATACAGCGGGACTTTACAGTTTAAAGATTTAACTAATGCCCCTGTTGAGGTTTTGACCAATTATGCCAGCACACTTCAAAAACATGCTTTTGACTTAGAAAAAGGACCGCTTTTTATAGGAGAAATTGTCAAATCGGCAGCAGATAGCCATATTTTGATGCTTAACATGCACCATATTATTGGTGATGGCTGGTCGATGGGCGTATTGAGTAAAGAATTTATAACGATTTATAATGAATTGGTTCTAGGTAATGAGATCGTATTACCGGATTTGCCTATTCAGTACAAAGATTATTCAGAGTGGCAAAACAGCCCATCCAGACAGGCAGTGCTGGAAAAATCCAAAGCGTTATGGTTAGAGACATTCTCAGGGGATTTGCCGGTTTTAGAACTGCCTTCCAATAAAGTAAGACCTAAACTTAAAACGTATAACGGTTCAGGGATAAAACATTCTTTTTCAAAAGAGAATAACACTGCCCTTAATGTTTATGCACAGCATAATGGGGTAACTCCTTTTATGGTTTTAATGGCCGGAATCAACGGATTGCTTTCCAGATATACCAACAGCAGCGACCTTATTTTAGGTACTCCTGTGGCCGGAAGAGAACACAGTGATCTGGAAAATCAGGTTGGCTTGTATTTAAACACACTGGCGATTCGAACTACATTTGAAAAAACAGTAAGTTTTCAGGACCTGCTTCAAACACAAAAAGAAACCTTATTAAAAGCCTATTCGCATCAGGACTATCCTTTAGACAGTTTGGTAGATGCACTTGATCTTAAAAGAGACACAAGCCGATCCGTTTTGTTTGATGTTTTGGTGGTTTTTCAAAATCAGCAGGAATTATTAGCATCTGAAAGCCTAAAAATCAGCGGCGTTGAAATAACGCCCTATAAAAATCTGAAAAAATCATTTAGTAAATTTGATTTAACCTTTGCTTTTGCAGAGTTTCAGGGCGAACTAAGCTTAGACATCGAATACAATACCGATATTTATGAAGCAGAATTTGTAGCGCGTTTGGCTTCCCACTTGGAAACCTTTTTAACAGAAGCGATTCAAAATCCGGAGCAAAAAGTAGCCACACTCAACTACCTGAGCGAAGCCGAAACCACCCAATTGCTGGAGGATTTTAACGATACAACAATAGCGTATCCTGAGGATCAGACTATGGTTGACTTATTTGTGTCTCAGGCAAAGAAAAGTCCGGAGCAAATTGCTTTGGTAACAGATGCCAAAAGTTTTACCTACAAAGAACTCGATGAAATCTCAAACGAGCTTTCGCACTATTTGTTAAGTAATTACAACTTAGCCGTAGAAGATTTAGTAGGTGTAAAACTAGACCGCAGCGAGTGGTTGCCAATAGCCTTGCTGGCTGTTTTAAAATCGGGTTGTGCTTATGTTCCAATCGATCCAAACTATCCGGCGCAGCGTATTGAATATATCGAACAGGACAGTAAATGTAAAGTCACTATAGACAATAACCTTATAGCAGCTTTCAGACAAGCAGCATCCATCTCAAAATCATTGCCGCAAACCTCTTTCAGTTCGCAGCATCTGGCCTACATCATTTACACTTCTGGCTCCACAGGAAAACCAAAAGGTGTTATGATCACCCATCAGAATGCTGTAGCGATGTTATGTTGGTCACAAAGAGAATTTAGCGATACTAATTTTGACATTTTGTACGCTGTAACTTCACATTGTTTTGATCTTTCTGTTTACGAATTTTTCTATCCGTTAAGCATTGGAAAACAAATTCGTTTATTGCCAAACGGATTATCAATAGGAGACTATATCCAGAACGATAAAAACGTACTAATCAATACCGTTCCTTCTGTAATCCTTACTCTGATTGAAAAAGGAACCACTTTTGAGAACGCCGCAGGAATTAACCTTGCCGGAGAAGCATTCCCGGTAAGCATTGCCAATCATTTTGCAGCCTCAGGCATAGCCATGAGAAATTTGTACGGCCCTTCAGAAGACACCACTTACAGCAGTTATTACAGAGTAGAAGGAACTTACGAAAATTCAGTGCCTATTGGGAAAGCCTTAGACAATACGCAGTTTTACATCCTTTCAGAAGACCTGGCCTTGCAGCCTGTGGGAGTCATTGGCGAAATCTGTATCTCGGGCGACGGTTTGTCCAGAGGATATTTGTACCAACCTGAACTAACAGCAGAGAAATTTATCACCAACCCTTTTAACGACACTACCAAACTGTACAAAACAGGCGATTTGGGCAAATGGTTACCCGACGGTACCATCGCTTACATAGGCCGAAAAGACAGTCAGGTTAAAATCAGAGGACATCGTATCGAATTGGGTGAGATCGAGCAGGTATTACAATCTCAAGAGGGTATCGATCAGTGTGTTGTGGTAACCGCAACCGTACAGGGTGATCTTGTTATTGTTAGTTATCTGGTAAGTGCCACAACGGTCAACAAACAACAGCTTCGTCAGTCACTTTCACGCGAATTGCCGGAATACATGCTGCCAAGTTATTATGTGTTTTTAGAGCAATTTCCGCTTACACCAAACGGTAAAATCGACAAAAAAGCCCTGCCTCCGGTAAGCACAGACGACGTTATTCAACAGGAATATGTTGCTCCGACCAACGAAATAGAGGAGAAACTGGTAGCCATATGGCAGGACATCCTAAAATTAGAGAAAATAGGAATCACCGATAACTTCTTTGAACTGGGAGGAAACAGTTTAAAAGCTACCGTTTTAATCAACAGAATCAACAAGGCTTTTGATACGAGATTTTCGATTGAGGATTTGTATGAAACTCAGAATGTTATTGGAGTTTCAGAAAAACTGAAATTTATCGTATTTCAGAATGAATTGGCCGGAGAGTCGGTTGATGATTTGGATGAGATTATGATATAA